In the Paraflavitalea devenefica genome, one interval contains:
- a CDS encoding GNAT family N-acetyltransferase, with amino-acid sequence MMQRNYECAGVYDQDKLIGICGLWILNKYYVGKHIEPDNVMILPEYRNKGVGEQMMAWVYEYGRSQGCIASELNCYVVNDKGIRFWLNQGYKIIGFHCQKKLQ; translated from the coding sequence ATGATGCAACGCAATTACGAATGCGCCGGCGTATATGACCAGGACAAACTGATTGGCATTTGCGGTTTATGGATCCTCAACAAGTATTACGTAGGTAAGCATATTGAACCCGACAATGTGATGATCCTGCCCGAATACCGCAATAAAGGCGTGGGCGAACAGATGATGGCCTGGGTATATGAATATGGCCGCTCACAAGGCTGTATTGCTTCCGAACTCAACTGCTATGTAGTAAACGATAAAGGTATCCGGTTCTGGCTCAACCAGGGCTATAAGATCATTGGCTTTCACTGTCAAAAGAAATTACAATGA
- a CDS encoding HEPN domain-containing protein: MQQHLEQATHNQNFHDCIETQFNGHFYDWKITVLFYVAIHYLKALASKRGIDIGQTHFDIERNVNPDRHNARMRIAKGAWREYKNLFTYSCTARYEGITDITTFEQLKQIDHSYCLTHLKNFRKYLQSQGITN, from the coding sequence TAGAGCAGGCCACGCATAATCAGAACTTCCACGATTGCATAGAAACCCAGTTTAACGGCCATTTTTACGATTGGAAGATTACCGTGCTATTTTATGTAGCCATCCATTATCTCAAGGCATTAGCCTCCAAAAGAGGTATTGATATCGGACAAACTCATTTCGACATAGAACGAAATGTAAATCCCGACAGGCACAATGCACGCATGCGCATTGCAAAAGGGGCATGGCGTGAATACAAAAATCTGTTTACTTATTCCTGTACCGCCCGATATGAAGGCATTACCGATATAACCACTTTTGAACAGCTCAAACAAATTGACCATTCCTATTGTCTGACGCACCTGAAAAACTTCAGAAAGTACCTGCAAAGCCAGGGAATAACTAATTGA